The nucleotide sequence AGCTGCCGTAGTTCTTCGTGACGAGAATTATTAGATAGGCCTAACTCCTCAAACGAATATTCAAAAACAGTCAGGATTTTACCATGTTCGTATATCTCTGACTTAACTATGTTTTTGTGATTGAGAGTCGCCGTTTGAACGTGAAAAACTTTATTACCGACATTCACGTTCGTATTCAGACCGACGTCTGATCCGATTTCTGCCATCATATATACTCCTCAATAGCCTTATTTAAAAAAGGCTTGTGATAGGGTTACATACAACCTTTGTGCCATTTCTATCCTTTCTAGAAATTGACACAAACTACGATAAAACATAACAAAATTTTTAGTTCCATTGTTTCACAATGAAACTGTTGTACCAAAGGTACACAATACTGATACTGAGTGTTGCGTCGATACGACTATATTTAGGGAGATTTGAAAGGATATGCCTTTCCTGGGTCGAGGTCCAGCATTGCGTGACTTTATTGAATATACTCAATATATGTATTTTTTTGATGCTACGCAAGATTTCATGTGTTTTAAAAAAACACATCAGATAATAAGCAACAACCGTAAAAACAATCAAAAAAAGCAAAATTACATTTGATTTACATAAATAGATGAAAAAAGGGCAACTCAAATCGGTTGCCCCTTTCTATTCAATATTATTTCACTAAAATCATTTTTTGTGTTTTTTGGAACCTTTGTTTATCGGAAAGGCCGGAAGCCATCATACGATACATGTAGACACCGCTTGCTACAGAACTCTGATGATCGTCATGACCATCCCAAATAACCTGATGAAAACCAAATGGAATCACTCCATCTACAAGAGTTTTAACCTTTTGCCCTAGTATATTATAAACTTCAAGCAATACCTTTGAATTTTGTGGTAATTCATAATCAATTTTAGTGGATGGATTAAAGGGATTTGGATAATTTTTATTAAGCTTGAATTGTTTAGGGATTTCAATCATACCGATTTGTGATTCATGATAGCCCATTGCTCCATTGTAGTCCACATCGACCAGACGATAGGCACCTAGATACTCAGAAAAGGCCAATTATACTATTGAAAATATAGCAAAGAATACATACCTTTGTAATGCATTTTAAATGCGCCCGTAGCTCAATGGATAGAGCGTTGGCCTCCGGAGCCAAAGGTTGCAGGTTCGACCCCCGCCGGGCGTACTTCTAAACTCATGCATCGCATGGGTTTTTTTGTTCATGCCTTGTTTTCTAAAACTTTTTTTGTTATGTTGCGCGTCATTCGTAAATGCTGAAATTATTTCCAACGAGGTAAATCAATGGCAGAAAAAATTACTAAACGATCTGAAGATTACTCACAGTGGTATATTGACATTATTGTGCAAGCCCAGTTAGCCGATTATGCGCCTGTCAAAGGATGTATGGTTATTCGTCCGAATGGCTATGCTATTTGGGAACATATTCAACAAGCATTGGACAAGATGTTTAAAGAAACCGGCCATGTCAACGCGTATTTTCCGCTCTTTATACCGGAAAGTTTTATGAATAAAGAAAAAGAACACGTTGAAGGTTTTTCACCGGAATGCGCCGTCGTCACGCATGGAGGCGGGAAAAAACTGGAGGAAAATTTATATATCCGGCCAACATCTGAGACAATTATCTGGAGTATGTACCAAAAATGGATTCAATCTTACCGCGACTTGCCGATTTTGATTAATCAATGGGCCAATGTTGTACGTTGGGAAATGCGGACGCGCTTGTTTCTTCGGACGACAGAATTTCTCTGGCAAGAAGGACATACTGCCCATGCAACATACGATGATGCTGAGGAAGAAACAGTGCGCATGCTCAATGTCTACAAAACATTTGCCGAAGAATATATGGCCATGCCGGTCTTTCACGGCAAAAAAACCGATTCGGAAAAATTTGCCGGCGCCCTGCATACCTATTGTATCGAGGCCATGATGCAGGATAAAAAAGCCCTCCAGGCAGGAACTTCCCATAATTTAGGCGAAAATTTTGCCAAAGCATTTGACGTGAAATTTCAAGATGCCAATAAAGAATTACAATATGTCTGGGCTACGAGTTGGGGCGTCAGTACCCGCTTGATCGGCGCCTTGATCATGGCACATAGCGACGACAATGGCTTGGTTTTACCACCGAAACTTGCACCAACTCAAGTAGTCATTATTCCGATTTTCAAAGACGATACGGAAAAACAACAAACAGTTGAGGCGGCTCGAAAAATTAAAACACAATTAAATGAAAAAAATATTCGTGTTCACATTGACGATCGCGAGCAATATCGCCCAGGATGGAAATTTAATGAATGGGAATTGAAAGGTATACCAATCCGAATGGAACTCGGCCCCAAAGACCTTGCCGCGAATCAAGTTGTGTGCGCACGCCGTGATAAAACCGAAAAAACTGATAAAATCACAATAAAATTAGATGAAATT is from bacterium and encodes:
- the proS gene encoding proline--tRNA ligase; the protein is MAEKITKRSEDYSQWYIDIIVQAQLADYAPVKGCMVIRPNGYAIWEHIQQALDKMFKETGHVNAYFPLFIPESFMNKEKEHVEGFSPECAVVTHGGGKKLEENLYIRPTSETIIWSMYQKWIQSYRDLPILINQWANVVRWEMRTRLFLRTTEFLWQEGHTAHATYDDAEEETVRMLNVYKTFAEEYMAMPVFHGKKTDSEKFAGALHTYCIEAMMQDKKALQAGTSHNLGENFAKAFDVKFQDANKELQYVWATSWGVSTRLIGALIMAHSDDNGLVLPPKLAPTQVVIIPIFKDDTEKQQTVEAARKIKTQLNEKNIRVHIDDREQYRPGWKFNEWELKGIPIRMELGPKDLAANQVVCARRDKTEKTDKITIKLDEISVKIPSLLNEIQKNLFDRAKKFRDDHTFKVVSFDELKKHMEDDAGFVQCFWAGSREDETRLKDEMKATVRCIPFDQSGEKGRCIVTGKETDIQVIIGKAY
- a CDS encoding T9SS type A sorting domain-containing protein gives rise to the protein MAFSEYLGAYRLVDVDYNGAMGYHESQIGMIEIPKQFKLNKNYPNPFNPSTKIDYELPQNSKVLLEVYNILGQKVKTLVDGVIPFGFHQVIWDGHDDHQSSVASGVYMYRMMASGLSDKQRFQKTQKMILVK